In a single window of the Niabella ginsenosidivorans genome:
- a CDS encoding PIG-L deacetylase family protein, which translates to MNILSVAAHPDDTEILCAGTLIRYAREGHRVTIAAFTNGSMGDLVIKPEEMGAIRKKEAQAAADLIGAKLIWPAVADEQVFPDQQHRAIMVDILREADPDIIFTHSPNDYHPDHRYVSQLVFDAYSQKGLPFIPHQSLPPCRLDNAQIYYMDNVCGIRFMPSEYVDISDTFELKKQMLCCHKSQLKDMKDEANTDVLELIETQARFRGLAAGCKYAEGFNRLEAYQRGLTKRVLP; encoded by the coding sequence ATGAACATTCTTAGTGTTGCAGCCCATCCGGATGATACAGAAATCCTTTGTGCAGGTACACTTATAAGATATGCCCGGGAAGGCCACCGGGTAACGATAGCTGCTTTTACAAACGGAAGTATGGGAGACCTGGTCATTAAGCCGGAGGAGATGGGCGCTATCCGGAAAAAAGAGGCACAGGCTGCGGCAGACCTGATCGGCGCAAAATTAATCTGGCCGGCGGTTGCCGATGAGCAGGTTTTTCCTGATCAGCAGCACCGGGCCATTATGGTGGATATACTCCGTGAAGCCGATCCGGATATTATATTCACCCATTCCCCCAATGATTATCACCCGGATCATCGCTATGTAAGCCAGCTGGTATTTGATGCCTATTCCCAGAAAGGGCTGCCGTTTATACCCCATCAATCCTTACCGCCCTGCCGTTTGGACAATGCGCAGATCTATTATATGGACAATGTATGCGGCATCCGTTTCATGCCTTCAGAGTATGTGGATATATCGGATACTTTTGAGCTGAAGAAACAGATGCTGTGCTGTCATAAGAGCCAGCTCAAAGACATGAAGGATGAGGCAAATACGGATGTGCTGGAGCTGATTGAAACGCAGGCAAGGTTCAGGGGCCTGGCAGCGGGCTGTAAATATGCAGAAGGATTTAACCGGCTGGAGGCCTACCAGCGGGGTTTAACAAAGCGCGTTTTGCCTTAA
- a CDS encoding DUF2625 domain-containing protein, with protein sequence MIKNRMQYLTATGLILIALTIKAQNKMRAIDDLINKTDPGWALVDGWIKSAKNKVEILAADSLQVKEALYKIQITTRSPMGAIVYMTGGLLIDDGWIRVLGSGNPKLNRTLPDWNKGRTFKEFGDASPFLLIADDAIGGFYLLNGGGLGKDLGKVYYFSPDNLEYEPLGLTYTEFLHFCFNSDLDKFYKAKRWKNWREEVSKLDGNKVFNFYPFLWTKEGKDINKISRKIISIEEQYNLNLAFRKQPGPDH encoded by the coding sequence ATGATCAAAAACAGGATGCAGTATTTAACTGCAACAGGATTAATCCTTATAGCCTTAACTATAAAAGCTCAAAATAAAATGCGGGCGATTGACGACCTGATAAATAAAACAGATCCCGGTTGGGCACTTGTAGACGGGTGGATCAAATCAGCTAAAAATAAAGTTGAAATTTTAGCAGCAGATAGCCTGCAAGTAAAAGAGGCTTTATACAAAATTCAGATAACCACCCGCTCACCAATGGGGGCCATTGTATACATGACTGGCGGGCTTTTAATTGATGATGGCTGGATCAGGGTCCTTGGTTCCGGAAACCCCAAACTTAACCGGACACTTCCGGACTGGAATAAAGGAAGAACATTCAAAGAGTTTGGAGATGCTTCGCCCTTCTTATTGATTGCTGACGATGCTATTGGCGGCTTTTATTTGCTAAATGGAGGAGGGCTTGGAAAAGACTTGGGGAAAGTATATTATTTTTCACCGGATAATCTAGAATACGAACCGCTTGGCCTGACCTATACTGAGTTTTTACATTTTTGCTTCAACAGCGACCTGGATAAATTCTATAAAGCTAAGCGGTGGAAAAACTGGCGGGAGGAAGTTTCCAAACTGGATGGTAATAAAGTTTTCAATTTTTACCCTTTTCTTTGGACAAAAGAAGGAAAAGACATAAACAAAATTTCAAGAAAAATTATTTCCATTGAAGAACAATATAATCTGAACCTGGCTTTCCGGAAACAACCGGGTCCTGATCATTGA
- a CDS encoding dihydrofolate reductase family protein → MRKIILSLAVSLDGYIAKPDGDVAWLKKVPNPDKLDYGFSEFYRTIDTTIMGNNTYKEILGFNIPFPFQDRQNFVISRAALPDAAFVHFTSDVDHLVKDLKSKKGKDIWLIGGGQINTLFLNKGFIDELLIRIVPVVIGAGLPLFANKPGETLFELIRTETFSTGVTQLTYRPLINT, encoded by the coding sequence ATGAGGAAAATTATATTGTCATTAGCGGTAAGTTTAGACGGTTATATTGCTAAGCCGGACGGGGATGTGGCATGGCTGAAAAAAGTACCCAACCCCGATAAATTAGACTATGGATTTAGTGAGTTTTACAGGACGATCGACACAACGATCATGGGAAACAATACCTATAAGGAAATTTTAGGGTTTAATATCCCGTTCCCGTTTCAGGACAGGCAGAACTTCGTGATAAGCCGGGCAGCCCTCCCTGATGCAGCATTTGTGCATTTCACGTCTGATGTTGATCATCTTGTGAAAGATCTAAAATCAAAAAAAGGAAAAGATATCTGGCTGATTGGCGGCGGGCAGATAAATACCCTGTTTTTAAATAAAGGGTTTATCGACGAGCTGCTGATACGGATCGTGCCCGTTGTAATCGGAGCAGGGCTGCCGTTATTTGCAAACAAGCCCGGTGAAACGCTTTTTGAGCTGATAAGAACGGAAACATTCAGCACTGGGGTAACCCAGCTCACTTACCGGCCATTAATAAATACATGA
- a CDS encoding NAD(P)/FAD-dependent oxidoreductase → MEKKEGVNGKLKTRKTKAVYDVIIIGGCITGVTTALTLQQNGLNVALLEYSEIGFLTSGCYTTHLNTYFDALNNDIIQTFSARDLDLYSKGGLEALTQIKDNINRFGLECELEEAKSYIYSTNGDEDKLLEKIIESCNRVNLPAKLTAASPFKFQTTKIAAISNQHTINAVKYILGLLEQFRKAGGLVIERCRVLKIEFGKINQLLTSRGKISGEKILYTPQTSRLLNLSPYKFIPYIHYSVSSKLVTNANELAISYDLQEPCHRFISNRHRGADFMVIRGEDHRVVKGKVREDYFQKLTKLLKENYTIDVVLAKWSYVYYKSQYGSPVIEQIKSEYENLYISAGYNPDGMILAALGSKIICDLILGRSNKYKGLFQHKKQTASLAAEDKAQYSGSIE, encoded by the coding sequence ATGGAAAAAAAAGAAGGTGTAAACGGGAAATTAAAAACCAGGAAAACCAAGGCGGTTTATGATGTAATTATCATTGGAGGTTGTATAACGGGAGTAACAACTGCGCTCACGCTGCAGCAGAACGGGCTGAACGTGGCATTACTGGAATATAGCGAGATCGGGTTTCTGACATCGGGATGTTATACAACGCACCTGAATACCTATTTTGATGCATTGAACAATGACATTATACAAACATTTTCTGCCCGGGATCTGGACCTGTATTCAAAAGGAGGATTGGAAGCGCTGACGCAGATAAAAGATAATATCAACAGATTCGGACTGGAATGTGAATTAGAAGAAGCAAAAAGTTATATTTATTCAACAAACGGAGATGAGGACAAACTATTGGAAAAAATCATCGAGTCCTGTAACCGCGTAAACCTGCCGGCAAAACTGACAGCTGCCTCTCCCTTTAAATTCCAGACCACGAAAATTGCAGCGATCAGTAACCAGCATACCATCAATGCCGTAAAATACATCCTGGGGCTGCTTGAGCAGTTCAGGAAAGCGGGGGGGCTTGTTATTGAAAGATGCCGGGTTCTGAAAATTGAATTTGGTAAAATAAACCAGCTGCTTACTTCCAGAGGCAAAATCTCTGGTGAAAAAATACTGTATACACCACAGACCTCCCGTTTACTGAATTTGTCTCCTTATAAATTTATTCCTTATATCCATTACTCCGTATCCTCCAAACTGGTAACCAATGCAAATGAATTAGCCATATCATATGATTTGCAGGAGCCCTGTCACCGGTTTATATCTAACAGGCATAGAGGAGCGGATTTTATGGTGATACGTGGCGAAGATCACCGGGTGGTAAAAGGTAAGGTACGGGAAGACTATTTTCAGAAACTGACAAAACTATTAAAAGAAAACTATACTATTGACGTGGTCCTTGCCAAGTGGTCTTATGTATATTATAAATCACAATACGGTTCACCGGTGATCGAGCAAATTAAAAGCGAATACGAAAATCTTTATATATCTGCCGGTTATAACCCGGACGGGATGATACTGGCTGCTTTGGGCTCTAAAATTATTTGTGACCTGATACTCGGACGCAGTAATAAATATAAAGGGCTGTTTCAGCATAAAAAGCAAACAGCATCTTTGGCGGCAGAAGATAAAGCGCAATATTCAGGCAGTATAGAATAA